Genomic DNA from Paenibacillus sp. KS-LC4:
ACAATCGTAACGGTCAACAAGGCGATAACAAAAACAAATGAAATAAAGACAGCCCGTTTTACCGTCCAAAACGGCTTTCTCGTTCTCGCCCGCATTATGCCTTCAACAACCTCTCGAAGCTCGCCTGGGCATCATGACGAATTTTCTCCTCATCGAGCAATGTGCATTCGCCATCCCGTACAACCTGACGCCCGTCTACCCATACATGCTTAACGTCGCGGCCAGAGCCTGCATATACCAAATGGGATACAATATCCGTCTGTGGATAAAAATGCGGCTGTTCAATATCAATAGCGATGAAATCAGCCTTCATGCCTACACGCAGGCGGCCAATGGAATCCTCTTGCCATATCGAACGAGCGCCGTATACGGTACCCATACGCAAAGCTTCAATCGCTGGCACAACCGTCGGATCTCCAGAAACGCCTTTATGCAGCAGAGCCGCAAGGTTGATCTCCTTGAACAGGTCAAGATTGTTGTTGCTCGCCGCACTGTCCGTACCTAGAGATACGGTTACACCTGCGCGGAGCAAATCTGGAACGCGAGCAATGCCGCTTGCCAGCTTGAGATTGCTGACTGGATTATGCGATACAGCTACATTGCGTTCAGCCAGCAGCGCAATTTCCTCGTCATTCAAATGAACAGCATGAGCAACGAGGGCAGGACGCGAGAAGAAGCCTAAATTGTCGAGATGCTGAACAGGACGAACGCCATAGTCGCGAACGTTTTGCTCAACCTCAGCGATTGATTCTGACATATGCGTATGCAGCGGCAAATTATAATCATGAGCAGCCTGCACAAATTTTTCAATATAATCTGGTGGGCAAGTATAAGGGGCATGCGGCGATATCATCGTCGTGATACGGCCATTTGCCTTGCCATTCCAATCGCGTGCAAAAGCAATCGCTTCCGCCAGCTTCGCCTGCTGCACATCCTCTGGGCAGAGGCCAATAACGCCGCGCGTCAGACAGCCGCGAATGCCGGACTGTTCCACAACTTCAGCTAGCTGATCCATACGGTCATACATATCCACGAAAGCCGTTGTACCGGATTTCAGCATTTCTACTACGGCCAGCGCGCTGCCCGCACGTGTATCAAGGTCGATGTATTTCCCCTCCATCGGCCACATTTTTTGCTCCAGCCAGACTTGCAGGTTTTGATCATCGGAGTAGCCGCGCAGCAAGGTCATAGCTGCATGCCCATGCGTGTTTATGAGGCCAGGCATAAAAGCAAGCTTGCTGCCGTCCAGCTTCTGAACATCGGCTTGCAGCCCAGTTGGAACCTCTGCTCCAATATATGTAATGCGATCATCGGTCACAACCATATGCCCTTGAAGCACATGCTCGCCGTCCTCCATCGTTACAAAACGTCCATTTTCAATCCAAATTTGGCTCATTATCGTCATCCCTTTCCCTCTCCAAGTAATACGCCAGACTTAGCAGCTCTTTCGTAAAGTCGGCATGATGAATGCGAATTTCCTCTGGTACCTTCAATATTGCAGGGGCAAAATTGAGCAAGCCTTCAATGCCCGCGTCAATAAATTGATTAGCAACGTTTTGCGCTTCAAACCCGGGAACGGTAATAATGCCGATTCGGATATTGTTTTCTTCGACGGTCTGTTTCAGCATATCCATCGGCATGACGGTCAAATTATTAATTTGCGAGCCTATTTTAGATGGATGCACATCAAACACAGCAATAATTTTCATATTGTCTTTAGAATATTTATTATAATTGCATAGAGCATGACCCAAGTTACCCGCACCGACAAGCGCCACATTAATCGTCTGATCAAGCTTGAGTATTTGGCGAATCTTTTCGATCAAATACGTCACGTCATAGCCGATGCCCTTGCGGCCAAAATCGCCGAAATACGCCAAGTCCTTGCGGATTTGCGCCGGATTTAAATCCAGCTTGACGCCAAGCTCCTGGGACGAAACGGTCTGCACCTCCCGGTTGTTCAGTTCGTTCAGCACTTGCAGGTAAATGGGGAGGCGTCTTACGACGGCCTCCGATATTTTCGTCTGCTTCACCCGTTCTCCTCCTCCTTCTCAGCACCAAGCCATTCTCTCATTCTCGGGACAATTTGTTCGATATGCATATGCTCAATTTTCGGTCCAGGCAAAGAATAGAGAAAATGCTTGCCATAATACGTTTCAATAACCCGCGTATCATAAATTATAACAATCCCTTTATCCTTCGCGGTTCGCACGAGCCTGCCAAACCCTTGCTTGAAGCGAATAACCGCTTGCGGGATGGACAGCTTCATGAATGGATTTTGCTTCTGGCGCTGGAGCAATTCCGACTTCGCCTCCAGCAGCGGGTGATTCGGCGGTTGGAACGGCAGTCTGACGATAGCAAGGCAGGTTAAGGCTTCGCCAGGAATATCAACGCCTTCCCAAAAACTGCTTGTACCAAGCAGCACAGACTCTGGCTGCTGTAAAAACCGCCGCGTCAGCTTCGTACGATTACCGCTGTCAATGCCTTGACCCAGCACTTGAATGCTGGTGGCTGCAAGCGCCGCCTTAAGCGGATCGTATACCTGCTTGAGCATTCGGTAAGAGGTAAACAGCACTAGCATTCGGCCATTTGTCTGCTGCACCGCATCTGCCAAGGAAGAGACGAGCATGGAAATAAATGCAGGCTCTCCCGCTGAGCCTTTAAGTACAGGGAAATTGCGCGGAATAATAACGAGCGCTTGTTCACGATAATTAAAGGGCGATGCCAACTGCACGGTACGCAGCCTGCCCGCTTCTTCAAAGCCGCCAAGTCCAAGCTGCTCTTGAGCGAACTGGAATGATTTTTGCACCGATAGAGTGGCGGACGTTAAAATAATGCTGTCCTTCACATCAAATAAATACTGCTGAAGCTGGCTGCTCACATCAATAGGCACCGCATAAAGATGCAGCGAGCGATGCTTATAGGTCATATTAGCCTCCAGCCAGAACACGTCCGTCGTCTGATCGACCTTCATAAAGCTGCGCAGATCATCCTTGACTCTCGTCAAATCGCGCAAGGCGCCATTCAAGTCCGTTACAAGCGCCTGCACAGCCAGCTCATCTATACGATCTTTAATTTCCTCGGACATTTTCTCAGCCGTCTTCAGCACGCGAATGAGCTCCGTATGAATATTGGTCTCTTCAGCGAGCACTTCCGACCAGCCTTCCGGGAGGCTATCGCCTCGCAACCGGTAGACCGATTGATTGTTTTCCCCCGTCGCATCAGGAGAAGCTTGAACAAAGCTGAATAGCATTTCAAACAGCCTCTCCCAATGCTCCTTCACTTCCGTAAAGGCGGGAATAATCGTATCAATCGTTTCCAGCCAGCCTTGCACCCGCTCATCGCTTTCCTGCTGGAGATGAATGCGCAGCGATGGCAGCAGCCCGGAACGAGTGTCCTTAAACATACGTGTAAACGCATTGGTTATCGTATAGTAGCCTAGCTGCATGCCCAGATGCTTGCTTGCTACTTCCTCCACATGATGCGCCTCATCGACAATCAAATGGCTGTAGGTCGGCAGCAGCCGATGATCGGCCTGAATGTCTGTAAACAGCATGGAATGATTCGTAATACATACATCCGCAATATTGGCTTCATGCTTAGCGCGATGATAATAACAGCGTTTAAACCAAGGACATGCCCGGTTCAGGCAGGAATCTGCATCGCTGGCTACGGTAGACCAGAAGTCGGTTCCCTTGTTGCTAAAATTCAGCTCCTCCTGATCGCCCGTTTCCGTCTCGCCTAGCCACACGACCATTTGCGAGGCTGTAATCGCATCGTCAACAGGAGACATCATATCCCTTGTATTTATTTTACTTTCAAACTTGCGCAGGCACAAATAATTCCCTCTGCCCTTGAAGATTGAAGCCCGAAACGGTATCGGCAAAATCTGCTTAAGCAGCGGTACATCACGATGCCTCAGCTGCTCCTGCAAATTAATGGTATGCGTGCTAACGACTATCTTCTCATCCTGGCGGATACCATAATAGAGCGCGGGAATTAAATAGCCGAGAGACTTTCCTGTCCCCGTTCCTGCTTCAATAAGCAAATGGCGTTTGCTCTCCAGCGAGTCAAACACTTCACGGAACATGGCCGTCTGCGCTTCGCGTTCTTCATAATTAGGAAACAGCTCCATAAAGCGGTGCTTGATTTCATCCAAATATTGCTCGAATGACATCTCCTGTAAATGCGAGGCTCCCTCTTCGCCGCGTGCGGGCTTTTCCTCTGTCCATTCTCTAGCTTTCAGTGCAAACTGGTTGAAAAAATCATAATCAGGGACGCCCATTACGATGTTTTGTTCTACCTGCTTCAGCGTAACCGTAATAAACCAGCTTAAATCGCTGCCATTGTCCACAAGCGAAGATAGCCGCTGCAAAGTCAGCAGCGGCAGGCTCCGAAGCTTTTGTACAGATTTGGCGAATATAATGGCGGTCGCCATTGCATCGCTATCAGCGCGATGGTGATGCTCATGCGTAATGCCGAACTGCTCAGAAACAGCACCAAGCTGGTAAGAAGTAATTGATGGAAAAAGAATGCGGAGCAGCTCAATCGTATCGAGCCTGCGCCCTGCAAACGTATGATAGCCGCTGCGATCGAGCGCTTGGTTTAGAAAACCAGCGTCAAAATTGACATTATGCGCCACAAGCACCGCATCATCAAGCAGCGGAATCATATCCATCAGCACATCAGAAAGCTCCGGCGCATCCGCCACCATCGCCTCGTCAATGCCGGTAAGCTGCGTAATAAACGGCGGTATGGCAATCGTTGGCTTTACAAAGGAATTATACGTATGAATAACTTCAAGATCATCATCAAGGAGGACCAGCCCCACCTGTAAAATATCATCGGAGGCGCTGTGTCCAGTCGTTTCCAAATCAAGCACTGCATATTTCATAAAATAAATCCGATCCTCTCACAAGCAGCATAGCTCCGTACTGCCGAACAATAATGACAACTGCTGCGGACGTTCCCGGCAGCTCTGCAAATTATTCAGCGGGTCCTTAAAGCTTGGGTCCAGCTCATAGGCTTTAAGGAAAAATTGCTCTGCCTGCTCCAAGTTTAAATGAACCGCTTGAATGCACCCAAGGGCATTATAGCTTAAAGCGAGCCATTTCGGATAGTCCGTAAGTTCAATTAGCAGTTGAAAATGACGCTGCGCCTCACTCCAATTTTGCAGGTGCATATTCGTCATAGCCAAAAACAGCCTTGCCAAATTACATTCCGGCAGATGGTTTACAGCAAGCTGGAACTGCTTTGCAGCATGGGAAAACATAAATAATTGATAATAGCCCTGTCCTTTGGAAATGAGCTCCGCTTGCTCGACAGTCATGCCAGATATTGGCTGCTGCGATACGCTTGGTTTTTCTGCCTTCTGTGGTGACGACATAGGCTGTAGCCCCATTAATGCTTGACCTTGACCATCCGCTGCTGCTGTAAGCAGAGATGGATGGGATTGCTTTGCTTCATCCTCAGTAAAACCGGCAAACTTTTCTTCAAAATCAATCCATTGCTCAATTAAAGCGTCGCTGATCTGCTTTAAAGCGTTAAGCTGCTCATCATAATATTGCTTCTGTTCCTCCGCCGCCAGAGGGTAGGAAT
This window encodes:
- a CDS encoding amidohydrolase encodes the protein MTIMSQIWIENGRFVTMEDGEHVLQGHMVVTDDRITYIGAEVPTGLQADVQKLDGSKLAFMPGLINTHGHAAMTLLRGYSDDQNLQVWLEQKMWPMEGKYIDLDTRAGSALAVVEMLKSGTTAFVDMYDRMDQLAEVVEQSGIRGCLTRGVIGLCPEDVQQAKLAEAIAFARDWNGKANGRITTMISPHAPYTCPPDYIEKFVQAAHDYNLPLHTHMSESIAEVEQNVRDYGVRPVQHLDNLGFFSRPALVAHAVHLNDEEIALLAERNVAVSHNPVSNLKLASGIARVPDLLRAGVTVSLGTDSAASNNNLDLFKEINLAALLHKGVSGDPTVVPAIEALRMGTVYGARSIWQEDSIGRLRVGMKADFIAIDIEQPHFYPQTDIVSHLVYAGSGRDVKHVWVDGRQVVRDGECTLLDEEKIRHDAQASFERLLKA
- the dinG gene encoding ATP-dependent DNA helicase DinG, whose amino-acid sequence is MKYAVLDLETTGHSASDDILQVGLVLLDDDLEVIHTYNSFVKPTIAIPPFITQLTGIDEAMVADAPELSDVLMDMIPLLDDAVLVAHNVNFDAGFLNQALDRSGYHTFAGRRLDTIELLRILFPSITSYQLGAVSEQFGITHEHHHRADSDAMATAIIFAKSVQKLRSLPLLTLQRLSSLVDNGSDLSWFITVTLKQVEQNIVMGVPDYDFFNQFALKAREWTEEKPARGEEGASHLQEMSFEQYLDEIKHRFMELFPNYEEREAQTAMFREVFDSLESKRHLLIEAGTGTGKSLGYLIPALYYGIRQDEKIVVSTHTINLQEQLRHRDVPLLKQILPIPFRASIFKGRGNYLCLRKFESKINTRDMMSPVDDAITASQMVVWLGETETGDQEELNFSNKGTDFWSTVASDADSCLNRACPWFKRCYYHRAKHEANIADVCITNHSMLFTDIQADHRLLPTYSHLIVDEAHHVEEVASKHLGMQLGYYTITNAFTRMFKDTRSGLLPSLRIHLQQESDERVQGWLETIDTIIPAFTEVKEHWERLFEMLFSFVQASPDATGENNQSVYRLRGDSLPEGWSEVLAEETNIHTELIRVLKTAEKMSEEIKDRIDELAVQALVTDLNGALRDLTRVKDDLRSFMKVDQTTDVFWLEANMTYKHRSLHLYAVPIDVSSQLQQYLFDVKDSIILTSATLSVQKSFQFAQEQLGLGGFEEAGRLRTVQLASPFNYREQALVIIPRNFPVLKGSAGEPAFISMLVSSLADAVQQTNGRMLVLFTSYRMLKQVYDPLKAALAATSIQVLGQGIDSGNRTKLTRRFLQQPESVLLGTSSFWEGVDIPGEALTCLAIVRLPFQPPNHPLLEAKSELLQRQKQNPFMKLSIPQAVIRFKQGFGRLVRTAKDKGIVIIYDTRVIETYYGKHFLYSLPGPKIEHMHIEQIVPRMREWLGAEKEEENG
- a CDS encoding redox-sensing transcriptional repressor Rex; amino-acid sequence: MKQTKISEAVVRRLPIYLQVLNELNNREVQTVSSQELGVKLDLNPAQIRKDLAYFGDFGRKGIGYDVTYLIEKIRQILKLDQTINVALVGAGNLGHALCNYNKYSKDNMKIIAVFDVHPSKIGSQINNLTVMPMDMLKQTVEENNIRIGIITVPGFEAQNVANQFIDAGIEGLLNFAPAILKVPEEIRIHHADFTKELLSLAYYLERERDDDNEPNLD